A portion of the Chryseobacterium tructae genome contains these proteins:
- a CDS encoding AraC family transcriptional regulator: MARENIYQSLEVFYEKIDQCPLKDRQFNFFELVYVISGIGDHIVNENKIAFSAGDLFLITPNDCHGFDLNGICEFMVVRFGENYIKEYQWKSIDHIECLLYYASHLSGSVLVNNEDKKMISLLIQNLRQAIEHDSVYNEDLTRHLVNAIIVIAARNIAVIKPENISSNADVRILQILDYIQEHIRDPKLLKVETIANEFGLSPTYLGGYFRKQCNESIQHYISSYKIRLIEHRLRFSDKRVHEIADEFGFADESHINKFFKRHQGKSLKAYRLEAAN; encoded by the coding sequence ATGGCGAGAGAAAATATATACCAGTCCCTTGAAGTTTTTTATGAAAAGATTGATCAATGCCCTTTAAAGGATAGACAGTTTAACTTTTTTGAGTTGGTATATGTCATTTCCGGTATTGGAGATCATATAGTGAATGAAAATAAAATTGCCTTTTCTGCCGGAGACCTGTTTTTGATTACCCCCAATGATTGTCATGGGTTTGATCTGAATGGAATTTGTGAATTTATGGTAGTTCGTTTTGGCGAAAATTACATCAAAGAGTATCAATGGAAGAGTATAGACCATATTGAATGTCTTTTGTATTACGCTTCTCATTTATCAGGATCTGTTCTTGTGAATAATGAAGATAAAAAAATGATCAGCCTGCTGATACAGAATCTAAGACAGGCCATAGAACATGATTCAGTGTATAATGAAGACCTTACGCGCCATTTGGTGAACGCTATTATTGTGATTGCGGCCAGGAATATTGCTGTGATCAAACCGGAGAATATCTCTTCCAATGCTGATGTTCGCATTCTTCAGATTCTGGATTATATTCAGGAACATATACGTGACCCCAAACTGTTAAAGGTAGAAACGATAGCCAATGAGTTTGGATTATCACCAACTTATTTAGGGGGCTATTTCCGTAAACAATGCAACGAGTCTATTCAACACTATATTTCTTCTTATAAAATTCGTTTAATAGAACATAGGTTGCGTTTCAGTGACAAAAGGGTTCATGAAATTGCTGATGAATTTGGATTTGCCGATGAAAGCCATATCAATAAATTTTTCAAAAGACATCAAGGGAAAAGCCTTAAAGCCTATAGACTTGAAGCGGCCAACTGA
- a CDS encoding alpha/beta hydrolase: MQERIDPDLLRVMIESPFSRIDYEKLLVENPNRIREEEMKVMEKEEPVSIPESLSVENIYIASSDVQRSIRLRVYQPKGKENLPILLYFHGGAFIYGTPEQYDFIFVPLALDINAVVVSVDYRLAPEHPFPAAMKDGYDALLWLSESAAQISGNKNNIIVGGSSAGATITASLTHYARDKKAINIRHQYLLYPPTDHLLTSSSMHELANTPMQTKDAARWMWKHYLQQEINQPPQYAVPLHEKNFRDLPDATLIICELDPLKDEGKEYAKKLQKAGVSVNLLEIEGAVHAFDFFSCSLSDAFYKRQIELFKYILIQSL; this comes from the coding sequence ATGCAAGAAAGAATAGATCCGGATTTGCTAAGAGTCATGATTGAAAGCCCTTTTAGTCGGATTGATTACGAAAAACTATTAGTAGAAAATCCCAACAGAATCAGAGAAGAAGAAATGAAAGTAATGGAAAAAGAAGAACCAGTATCTATTCCTGAATCACTCTCTGTAGAAAATATTTATATTGCCTCTTCCGATGTTCAAAGAAGTATCCGATTAAGAGTTTATCAGCCTAAAGGAAAAGAAAATCTACCCATATTATTGTATTTTCATGGGGGTGCATTTATATATGGAACACCGGAACAATATGATTTTATTTTCGTTCCATTGGCTTTGGATATTAATGCTGTTGTGGTCTCTGTTGACTATCGGTTAGCGCCCGAACATCCATTCCCGGCTGCCATGAAAGATGGCTATGATGCTTTATTATGGTTATCTGAATCTGCAGCACAGATAAGCGGAAATAAAAATAATATCATTGTTGGCGGGAGCAGTGCCGGAGCAACAATTACGGCTTCATTAACCCATTATGCAAGGGATAAAAAAGCAATCAACATCCGGCATCAATACTTATTATATCCACCAACCGATCATTTACTGACAAGCTCATCCATGCATGAACTGGCCAACACTCCCATGCAAACAAAAGATGCCGCCAGGTGGATGTGGAAGCATTATCTGCAACAGGAGATAAATCAGCCACCCCAATATGCTGTTCCATTACACGAAAAGAACTTTAGGGATCTTCCTGATGCTACCCTTATTATTTGTGAACTGGATCCCCTGAAAGATGAAGGTAAAGAATATGCAAAAAAATTGCAGAAGGCAGGAGTTTCAGTTAATCTTTTGGAAATTGAAGGTGCTGTACATGCATTTGATTTCTTTTCATGTTCTCTATCAGATGCTTTTTACAAAAGACAAATCGAATTATTCAAATATATTTTAATTCAATCATTATGA
- a CDS encoding MarR family winged helix-turn-helix transcriptional regulator, which yields MDFDFIKELGYKALDSRLKRISDRMAHDVRKFYKEFGIDVEPNWYLVFMLLQQRGEISITDIAEPLGYSHPSVVIIVKKMTEKGYLVIKKDNTDKRKQMISLSPKAIEMLPQLEQIWDSCEKSILKLLSEDLSIFSYLDAIDQELKEESFHNRFKKEYLKSIQP from the coding sequence ATGGATTTTGACTTTATTAAAGAATTGGGCTATAAAGCATTAGACAGCAGATTAAAAAGAATAAGTGACCGGATGGCTCATGATGTAAGGAAGTTTTACAAGGAGTTTGGAATTGATGTGGAACCTAACTGGTATCTTGTTTTTATGCTCTTACAGCAAAGAGGAGAGATCTCGATTACGGATATTGCTGAACCATTGGGATATTCTCATCCATCTGTGGTAATTATTGTAAAGAAAATGACAGAAAAAGGGTATCTGGTCATTAAGAAAGACAATACTGATAAAAGGAAGCAGATGATTTCACTATCGCCTAAAGCTATTGAAATGCTTCCTCAATTGGAGCAAATCTGGGATAGTTGCGAGAAATCTATTTTAAAATTACTATCAGAGGATTTATCTATTTTCTCTTATCTGGATGCTATAGACCAAGAATTGAAAGAGGAATCTTTCCACAATCGATTTAAAAAAGAATACTTAAAATCTATACAACCATGA
- a CDS encoding AraC family transcriptional regulator: MKGLHLEGIKVKEIKLNGETILKTSTFISFVYIVKGKGNLLYDERYINFTEGKLFIIPQQESYHFEGENADLITIECPIEFIDKIRLEADRIESCENLYKLQYISNNYHARAGCVFRNKNDEDFAKTLIRQIANEFRNKVEDYLIIRNCISILLNLIARNIIQSETSDLQENRKAFSIMKIITYIQKHIKDREKTTIQAIAEHFGISGNYFGEYFKQQTGVSYQDYLLDYRLKLVETYLKYSSIRLSEIAYELQFSDESHLSKLFKKYKGITPGEYRKNNK, translated from the coding sequence ATGAAAGGACTCCATCTTGAAGGAATTAAAGTGAAAGAAATAAAGCTTAACGGAGAGACTATTTTAAAAACCTCCACTTTTATTTCATTTGTTTATATTGTAAAGGGAAAAGGAAATCTGCTGTATGATGAGCGTTATATTAATTTTACAGAAGGGAAACTTTTTATTATCCCTCAACAGGAATCCTATCATTTTGAAGGGGAAAATGCTGATCTGATTACCATTGAATGTCCTATTGAGTTTATTGACAAGATCCGTCTGGAAGCCGACCGCATTGAAAGTTGTGAAAACCTTTATAAGCTTCAATACATCAGCAATAACTATCACGCCCGTGCCGGATGTGTATTCCGTAATAAAAATGATGAAGATTTTGCGAAAACCCTTATCCGGCAGATTGCAAATGAATTTAGAAATAAAGTAGAAGATTATCTGATCATCCGTAATTGTATCTCAATTTTACTTAATCTTATTGCCCGGAATATTATTCAAAGTGAAACATCCGATCTGCAGGAAAATAGAAAGGCTTTTTCCATCATGAAGATCATTACCTATATTCAAAAACATATAAAAGATAGGGAAAAGACGACTATACAAGCTATTGCAGAACATTTTGGGATTTCAGGAAATTACTTTGGAGAGTATTTTAAACAACAAACCGGGGTTTCTTATCAAGATTATCTATTGGATTACCGATTAAAATTAGTAGAAACATATCTTAAATACAGCAGCATAAGACTGAGTGAGATTGCTTATGAATTGCAGTTCAGTGATGAGAGCCATCTTTCCAAACTTTTTAAAAAATACAAAGGTATCACTCCGGGTGAGTATCGGAAGAACAATAAGTAA
- a CDS encoding MFS transporter translates to MNTFPKRWQALNFLIAGAFLSPLDYFIVNMALPSIKNAFKASDHQLQLVIAIYGLTYGALVICGGRLGDLYGRKKIFTWGLYIFLLSSLACAFSPTVTWLIIARLFQGVGASLLAPQVLASIKVLFSSKEQPKAVSLFSSVFGLASVIGQLLGGLLLSMHWGNFTWELVFLVNVPITIICIVGIHFTMDNNHQESNSGIDFKGALLLIIALLMLICPLIFGQKYQWAWWIFMIMISGVSLLVIFIRYEKYRLKNNRPVLVDPTLLQHKPFALSLLILFFYNFTSGLFICYPYYLQEFLHQNSMQTGLAIVPYGIAFFIAPLLVSKIKMASYTMIYIGLGLLMGGFIFSALCFYFQQKPSLITHIALFMAGLGHGTIMPVMMRTAITFTTKDKAGQASGLVSIGIQVGSVLGGAVIGTLFFNLIEILGFPEAFAIAIGMIGAIQIIGIMVNGRLRKYITV, encoded by the coding sequence ATGAATACCTTTCCGAAACGATGGCAGGCACTCAATTTCCTGATTGCTGGTGCTTTTCTTTCACCATTGGACTATTTTATTGTGAATATGGCATTACCTTCTATAAAAAATGCTTTTAAAGCCAGTGATCACCAACTGCAATTGGTCATTGCTATTTACGGACTTACTTATGGAGCGTTGGTAATCTGTGGTGGCCGGCTGGGAGATCTCTATGGACGCAAGAAAATTTTCACGTGGGGATTGTATATCTTTTTGTTGTCTTCCTTGGCCTGCGCTTTTTCTCCAACCGTAACATGGCTGATTATCGCCAGATTATTTCAAGGGGTTGGAGCCTCATTACTTGCCCCACAGGTTTTAGCTTCTATAAAAGTTTTATTCAGCAGTAAGGAACAACCTAAAGCAGTAAGTCTCTTTAGTTCAGTATTTGGGTTAGCCTCTGTTATTGGGCAATTACTTGGTGGCCTTCTCCTCAGCATGCATTGGGGAAATTTCACCTGGGAACTTGTATTCCTTGTGAATGTTCCCATTACCATTATATGCATTGTGGGAATTCATTTTACGATGGACAATAACCATCAAGAATCCAATTCAGGTATTGATTTTAAAGGAGCTTTATTGTTGATCATCGCCTTACTTATGTTGATCTGCCCGCTTATTTTTGGACAGAAATATCAATGGGCATGGTGGATTTTTATGATCATGATATCAGGAGTATCTTTATTAGTCATTTTCATTAGATACGAAAAATATCGCCTAAAGAATAACCGTCCTGTACTTGTAGACCCCACGTTACTCCAGCATAAGCCTTTTGCATTGAGTCTTTTGATTCTCTTTTTTTACAATTTCACTTCAGGCTTGTTTATTTGTTACCCTTATTATCTACAAGAGTTCTTACATCAAAATTCTATGCAGACAGGATTAGCCATTGTACCTTATGGGATTGCCTTTTTTATAGCACCTTTGTTAGTATCTAAAATCAAAATGGCATCCTATACAATGATTTACATTGGTCTGGGATTATTAATGGGAGGATTTATTTTCAGTGCATTGTGTTTTTATTTCCAGCAGAAACCTTCACTCATTACTCATATTGCTTTATTTATGGCAGGGCTAGGCCATGGTACTATTATGCCGGTCATGATGCGGACTGCTATTACATTTACAACTAAAGATAAAGCTGGCCAAGCCTCAGGATTGGTAAGTATCGGAATTCAGGTTGGGAGTGTATTGGGAGGAGCTGTAATTGGAACCTTATTTTTTAATCTGATTGAGATCTTAGGATTTCCAGAGGCATTTGCAATAGCCATTGGTATGATTGGCGCTATTCAGATAATTGGAATAATGGTTAATGGCAGATTACGGAAGTATATTACTGTCTGA
- a CDS encoding MFS transporter, producing MHDRESFNAKMPTACFLLFFAHGLVFSSWASRIPIIKEALSINEAQLGTLLLLMPIGQLSTMMLSGKLISKYGSSRVIKTCFLIYPVCLLLIGLSPSYWILAVVLFFFGVSGNLCNIAINTQAIEIESITKRTLLSSYHGAWCFAGLVGALLGLLAINLHIETFHHFVLTFILVFLLWLYSKNNLTNIIHKAEPQTQSIFKSVNPTLVGLGIIGFLSMAIEGAMFDWSGVYFQTIVKAPENLVILGYTSFILMMTLGRFVGNKIIEKLGKRTVLQFCGVLMSIGLFLSVFFPELWICIIAFMIIGLGASLSVPSVYSTIGKVNTVAPSIALSFVSSISFLGFLIGPPLIGYIAEGFDLRYSYGLFACFGILLSIMAGKMEVFRNDK from the coding sequence ATGCACGATAGAGAATCATTCAATGCGAAAATGCCTACGGCCTGTTTTTTACTTTTCTTTGCCCACGGCCTTGTTTTTTCGTCATGGGCCAGCCGCATTCCCATTATTAAGGAGGCACTTTCTATTAATGAGGCACAACTGGGGACACTTTTGCTCCTAATGCCAATAGGTCAGCTTTCTACAATGATGTTATCCGGAAAATTAATCAGTAAATACGGAAGCAGCAGAGTTATTAAAACCTGTTTTTTGATTTATCCGGTATGTCTTTTATTAATCGGTCTTTCACCCTCTTATTGGATTCTGGCGGTGGTGTTATTTTTCTTTGGTGTCAGCGGAAATTTATGCAATATAGCAATCAATACCCAGGCTATTGAAATAGAATCTATTACAAAAAGAACACTATTGTCTTCGTATCATGGGGCATGGTGTTTTGCTGGGCTGGTTGGAGCGTTATTAGGATTACTTGCTATTAATCTGCATATAGAAACATTTCATCATTTTGTACTGACTTTTATTTTGGTGTTTTTACTCTGGCTGTATAGCAAAAATAATCTTACGAATATTATCCATAAAGCTGAACCGCAAACACAATCTATTTTTAAATCTGTGAATCCTACACTGGTAGGATTGGGGATCATTGGTTTTTTAAGTATGGCCATTGAAGGAGCTATGTTTGACTGGAGCGGGGTTTATTTTCAAACTATTGTAAAAGCGCCGGAAAATCTTGTTATATTGGGATATACAAGCTTTATCTTAATGATGACTTTAGGGAGGTTCGTTGGAAATAAAATCATTGAGAAACTGGGAAAAAGAACTGTATTGCAGTTTTGTGGAGTCCTGATGAGTATCGGTCTTTTCCTGAGTGTTTTCTTTCCCGAGCTATGGATCTGTATCATTGCATTTATGATTATCGGACTTGGAGCCTCTCTAAGTGTACCATCAGTTTATAGTACCATTGGAAAAGTAAACACGGTAGCACCAAGTATAGCCTTATCTTTTGTATCCAGTATTTCATTTTTGGGATTTCTGATTGGCCCCCCTTTGATTGGATATATTGCAGAAGGTTTTGATCTCAGGTATTCTTATGGGCTTTTTGCCTGCTTTGGAATTCTATTGAGTATTATGGCTGGAAAGATGGAAGTATTCAGAAATGATAAATAA
- a CDS encoding helix-turn-helix domain-containing protein — protein MIEIKPNFEGLCIEKYSINNLSEFHRKAGNLNKLLLCFVSNGTLDLQINTLSFHIQANSIIMLLPDTDLGDLSGSNDLELSVFFISLDFISTYSFLTVLLASDEIKFNPVIQTESSASKLIWSTVKLIQEYNSKTKEESTLESVQYLLYALLELISKLYLPVIKNNSLLQTRSQAIIDHFFELLNKHGHLERSVLFYSDQLHLSPQYLSSLIKKETGKPIKQWISYRVIKQAEELLKTTSLSIKEISNQLQFVDSSLFCRYFRRCTGITANTYRENYRIKR, from the coding sequence ATGATAGAGATCAAACCCAATTTTGAAGGATTATGTATTGAAAAATATAGCATAAACAACCTCTCTGAATTTCACAGAAAAGCAGGAAATCTGAATAAACTGTTGCTTTGTTTTGTATCAAATGGTACACTAGATCTTCAAATCAATACCTTATCTTTTCACATACAAGCTAATTCCATCATCATGTTATTACCTGATACTGATCTGGGAGATCTTTCCGGCAGCAATGACCTTGAGCTATCCGTATTTTTTATCTCTCTGGATTTCATTAGTACCTATAGTTTTCTGACTGTTCTACTGGCCAGTGATGAAATCAAATTCAATCCTGTGATACAAACAGAATCTTCAGCAAGCAAGCTCATCTGGTCAACAGTAAAGCTCATTCAGGAATACAACTCCAAGACAAAGGAAGAAAGCACACTGGAATCGGTACAATATCTACTCTATGCTCTTCTGGAACTAATCTCAAAGCTTTATTTACCGGTAATCAAAAACAATAGCCTTTTACAAACCAGAAGTCAGGCTATTATTGATCACTTTTTTGAATTATTGAATAAACATGGGCATTTGGAACGGAGTGTCTTATTTTATTCTGATCAATTGCATCTTTCGCCACAGTATTTAAGCAGCCTGATAAAAAAGGAAACCGGAAAGCCTATCAAGCAATGGATAAGCTATAGAGTCATCAAACAGGCTGAAGAACTTCTTAAAACGACTTCATTATCCATTAAGGAAATCAGCAATCAATTACAATTTGTAGATTCTTCACTATTTTGCCGATACTTTAGACGTTGTACAGGTATTACAGCCAATACCTACAGAGAAAATTACAGAATTAAAAGATAA
- a CDS encoding T9SS type A sorting domain-containing protein — protein MKKLNFVLFLTAGIMSYAQPSITKAGVDRVNSTINLKSEDVTATSITAGSAGANITWDFSAYTGTNPVSFVSRICPGQTNCFRFPGANRISIMTNVDTNDFSSMTDTETTMLGSYSGPALGDVTVTYVNPLTEYKFPITYLQQFDDTYEFNSVSASIGNVNETGQVSVSVDAYGTVITPKGTYPNVLRIKRMRTATQLIASSPVPLTATYTNESYQWVSQTDGMVFSFAINTFVLNGITNVSKSVSYVDSAVLSTVDLNSKKTEIKIYPNPSSDYITITSKEDIKKVMINSLDGKTVLTTGNSRNINVSKLSKGVYILQGELKNGTVISKKIIKK, from the coding sequence ATGAAAAAATTAAACTTTGTTTTATTCTTAACTGCCGGAATAATGTCCTATGCACAGCCATCAATAACAAAAGCCGGAGTTGATCGTGTTAACAGTACTATTAATCTGAAGTCTGAAGATGTAACAGCAACTTCCATTACAGCAGGCTCTGCCGGGGCTAATATTACCTGGGATTTTTCAGCGTATACAGGAACTAATCCTGTTTCATTTGTGAGTCGGATATGCCCTGGGCAAACTAATTGTTTCCGGTTTCCGGGAGCAAACAGAATTTCAATCATGACAAATGTAGATACAAACGATTTTAGCTCCATGACAGATACTGAGACAACGATGTTGGGATCTTATTCGGGACCTGCGTTAGGAGATGTTACGGTTACTTATGTTAATCCTTTAACTGAGTATAAATTTCCAATTACTTATCTGCAGCAGTTTGATGATACTTATGAATTTAACAGTGTTTCCGCTTCTATTGGAAATGTAAATGAAACAGGGCAGGTGAGTGTAAGTGTTGATGCTTATGGCACAGTGATTACTCCAAAAGGAACGTATCCCAATGTTTTGAGAATAAAAAGAATGAGAACGGCTACACAGCTTATTGCCAGTTCACCTGTACCTCTTACTGCGACCTATACTAATGAATCTTATCAATGGGTAAGCCAGACTGACGGAATGGTCTTTAGTTTTGCTATCAATACTTTTGTTCTGAATGGAATCACAAATGTTTCTAAATCAGTATCTTATGTTGATTCTGCAGTGCTGTCAACTGTTGATCTGAACAGTAAAAAAACTGAAATAAAGATATATCCTAATCCAAGCTCTGATTATATCACCATAACTTCCAAAGAAGATATTAAAAAGGTTATGATCAATTCTTTGGATGGTAAGACTGTTTTAACTACCGGAAACTCTAGAAATATTAATGTTTCAAAACTTTCTAAAGGGGTTTATATCCTTCAGGGAGAATTAAAGAATGGAACTGTTATTTCCAAGAAAATAATTAAGAAATAA
- a CDS encoding helix-turn-helix domain-containing protein yields the protein MEKKDHTPQKISSISELHNLLQLPKPLHPLVSLVDNTKMTINKEMLSRSFILNFYKISYKYSTIGKMGYGQGYYDFNEGGMMFTAPGQVLSTDENAEYCGYTLLIHPDFLRSYPLAKNIKSFGFFSYDTNEALHLSDQEKNTITGLLDSIGNELNTAIDEVSQDVVVSYIEVLLNYSNRFYKRQFITRKAVNNDLLTKLDLILETYFNQEKTLTQGLPSVEFLASELNLSPHYLSDMLRNLTGQNAQQHIHEKLIEKAKEYLTTTSFSVSEVAYALGFEHPQSFNKLFKKKTDQTPLSYRQLFN from the coding sequence ATGGAAAAGAAAGATCATACCCCTCAGAAAATTTCATCCATTTCGGAATTGCACAATCTTTTGCAGCTTCCTAAGCCACTGCATCCGCTGGTAAGCCTTGTGGATAATACAAAGATGACCATCAATAAGGAAATGCTGAGCAGAAGTTTTATTTTAAATTTTTATAAAATATCTTACAAGTATTCCACGATAGGAAAGATGGGATATGGACAAGGATATTACGATTTCAATGAAGGTGGGATGATGTTTACAGCTCCCGGACAGGTTCTTTCAACGGATGAAAATGCTGAATATTGTGGGTACACATTATTGATACATCCGGATTTTTTGAGAAGCTATCCTTTGGCAAAGAATATTAAAAGCTTCGGATTCTTTTCATATGATACGAATGAAGCACTGCATCTGTCTGATCAGGAAAAAAATACCATCACAGGATTGCTGGATAGTATTGGAAATGAACTTAATACAGCTATTGATGAAGTGAGCCAGGATGTTGTGGTTTCTTATATTGAAGTACTTCTGAATTATAGCAATCGTTTTTATAAAAGACAGTTTATTACGAGGAAGGCTGTTAATAATGATTTGTTGACTAAATTGGATCTGATACTGGAAACTTATTTTAATCAGGAAAAGACATTAACTCAAGGGCTACCTTCTGTAGAGTTTCTGGCTTCAGAATTGAATCTGTCACCGCATTACCTCAGCGATATGCTAAGAAATCTTACAGGACAGAATGCCCAACAACATATTCATGAAAAACTGATTGAAAAAGCCAAAGAATATCTTACTACAACCAGTTTTTCTGTATCGGAAGTAGCCTATGCATTAGGATTTGAACATCCACAGTCTTTTAATAAATTATTTAAAAAGAAAACGGATCAGACACCTTTAAGCTACAGACAGTTATTTAATTAA
- a CDS encoding SDR family oxidoreductase — MKTIFITGASTGLGKATAQLFQQKGWKVIATMRNTEAGSDLASLDHITVLPLDVTHPEQIHAAVKQTLELGDVDVVFNNAGYGLMGPLEALSDEQIVRQMNTNLLGTIRVTQAFTPYFREKKNGIFISTTSIGGLMTFPLNSIYHATKWALEGWSESMAFELNSFGIDIKTVSPGGIKTDFVSRSLDSASSPAYEDIINALYSKMEGMMEAASTPEQIAEVVYEAATDGKKQLRYVAGEDAKALYTQRLEIGAEAFREQLGKQFFN, encoded by the coding sequence ATGAAAACAATTTTTATAACAGGGGCTTCTACAGGATTAGGGAAAGCCACTGCACAATTATTTCAACAAAAAGGATGGAAGGTAATTGCTACTATGAGAAATACTGAAGCTGGCTCAGACCTTGCGTCTCTGGATCATATAACGGTACTTCCTTTGGATGTGACCCATCCGGAACAAATACATGCTGCTGTAAAGCAGACTTTGGAACTGGGAGATGTGGATGTCGTTTTTAATAATGCAGGGTATGGCCTTATGGGGCCTTTGGAGGCATTGAGTGATGAACAGATTGTAAGACAAATGAACACGAATCTATTAGGGACTATTCGTGTTACCCAGGCATTCACCCCTTATTTTAGAGAAAAAAAGAATGGGATCTTTATTTCTACAACGTCTATTGGAGGATTGATGACTTTCCCACTGAATTCAATTTATCATGCTACCAAATGGGCTCTGGAGGGCTGGAGCGAAAGTATGGCTTTTGAATTGAATTCTTTCGGAATTGATATTAAAACGGTTTCTCCCGGAGGAATCAAGACTGATTTTGTAAGCCGTTCTTTGGATTCTGCTTCAAGCCCTGCCTACGAAGACATAATAAACGCTCTGTATTCCAAAATGGAAGGAATGATGGAAGCAGCTTCTACACCTGAACAGATTGCAGAAGTGGTATACGAGGCTGCAACGGATGGTAAAAAGCAGTTAAGATATGTGGCAGGTGAGGATGCCAAAGCCCTATATACACAACGTCTGGAAATAGGAGCTGAAGCATTCAGAGAGCAATTAGGGAAGCAGTTTTTTAACTGA